The Theropithecus gelada isolate Dixy chromosome 11, Tgel_1.0, whole genome shotgun sequence genome includes a region encoding these proteins:
- the LOC112634306 gene encoding putative EP400-like protein has translation MQRISNSQSSQHHVQWPRACPGTGEEQPACSQPPPPLTLPSPSHQLQQLMDGSGLTQIAQGAQVQLQHPGTPITVRERRPSQPHTQSGGTIHHLGPQSPAAAGGAGLQPLASPSHITANLPPQISSIIQGQLVQQQQVLQGLPLSRPLGFERTPGVLLPGAGGAAGFGMMAPPPPTSPSRTAVPPGLSSLPLTSVGNAGVKKAPKKLEEIPPASLEMAQMRKQCLDYHYQEMQALKEVFKEYLIELFFLQHFQGNMMDFLAFKERLYGPLQAYLRQNDLDIEEEEEEHFEVINDEVKVVARKHGQPGTPVAIATQLPRRTSAAFPAQQQPLQVLSDGSTMQLPRLSSLGFEDSMF, from the exons ATGCAGCGCATCAGCAACTCCCAGAGCAGCCAGCACCACGTCCAGTGGCCCAGGGCCTGCCCCGGCACGGGCGAGGAGCAGCCAGCATGCTCCCAGCCACCCCCGCCCCTCACGCTGCCATCCCCCAGCCACCAACTGCAGCAGCTGATG GATGGGTCAGGACTCACCCAGATCGCCCAGGGAGCCCAGGTTCAGCTCCAGCACCCGGGTACGCCCATCACAGTCCGAGAGCGGAGACCCTCCCAGCCCCACACACAGTCAGGGGGCACCATCCACCACTTGGGACCCCAGAGCCCTGCAGCCGCAGGTGGGGCTGGCCTGCAGCCCCTGGCCAGCCCAAGCCACATCACGGCTAACTTGCCACCACAGATCAGCAGCATCATCCAGGGCCAGCTGGTCCAGCAGCAGCAGGTGCTGCAGGGGCTGCCGCTGTCCCGGCCCCTGGGCTTCGAGAGGACGCCCGGCGTGCTGCTCCCCGGGGCTGGGGGCGCAGCAGGGTTTGGGATGATGGCCCCCCCGCCACCCACCAGCCCTTCCAGGACTGCCGTGCCCCCAGGCCTTTCCAGCCTCCCACTCACATCTGTGGGGAACGCGGGAGTGAAGAAGGCTCCCAAGAAGTTAGAGGAGATTCCCCCAGCCTCTCTGGAGATGGCGCAGATGAGGAAGCAGTGCCTGGACTATCATTACCAGGAGATGCAGGCTCTGAAGGAGGTCTTCAAGGAGTATTTGATTGAACTGTTTTTCTTGCAACACTTTCAAGGGAACATGATGGATTTCTTAGCTTTCAAGGAGAGACTGTATGGACCATTACAAGCATATCTTAGGCAGAATGATTTGGACattgaagaggaggaggaggagcactTTGAAGTCATTAATGATGAG GTAAAGGTTGTGGCCAGAAAGCACGGGCAGCCTGGCACTCCTGTTGCCATAGCAACCCAGCTTCCCCGGAGGACTTCCGCGGCTTTTCCAGCCCAGCAGCAGCCGCTCCAGGTACTTTCTGACGGCTCCACAATGCAGCTCCCCAGACTTTCCTCACTCGGATTTGAGGACTCGATGTTCTGA